The uncultured Cohaesibacter sp. genomic sequence AGTTTCCGTTGGCAACAAATGACCCGGAGGCCATTCTTTGCTGCGGATCATGTTCGAAATATAACCCTTGATCGCAAGGTATCCACTTTTTGGCACGCTCCGTACACATCCTCCGCTTGAAACAACAGTCGCCACGGGCAATCTACCCGCCTATGCACTATCTTGCACTCGGCTTCTCACTTGAGGTCGAGCATAATATTTTACCTTGAAAAATATATTATCTATTGTGCTATCAATCAACAGTGTATTTAAAGTTGCATTTTATCTTCAGGCTTTTAGCAAAAGTGAAGACACTTTGATGCCTCGATGATCGCGCGAGAGCCCCCTCTATAGACGCAAAGCCTGACCGGCAAACAGGGTAGCGAAGCTGATCGAGAATAAATTCAAGCTGTCACTTCTTGCCAAGCTCCTTTATTGGCGGCAAACTGCTGCTTTCATGCCATTTATAAGGAGACTTGACTTGATAAAGCCAGGGCACACCTATAACGCCGCCTGCCATTGCGGCTCCGTACAATTCCGGGTCACAATTTCGGACAATGACAAGCCCCCTCGACGCTGCACATGCTCCCTCTGTCGGATGCGAGGCGCGGCGGCTGTCTCCGCACCGCTGGATGGCATAGAGTTTCTCAAGGGGGAGGATGTGCTGACCAAATACCAATTCGGCACGATGACCGCAGAGCATTATTTTTGCTCCAAATGCGGCATCTACACCCATCATAAACGCCGCTCCAACCCGAATGAATATGGCGTCAATGTCGCGTGTTTTGAGGGCGTCAGCCCGTTCGACTTTGAAGAAATCGTCGTTTTTGACGGCGTCAACCACCCCAAGGATAGCGACGGCGCATCGAATATTGCAGGCTATTTGCGCTTTACCAAGGAATAGAAAGGGGTGCAGTCGCCCTCTCCCGTTCCATGAGCACAAAAAGGCCGGAGCAGCAGTAATGCTCCGGCCTTTTCATTATCAGGATCTCTCAGGATCAACCACCGAAGTCATCAAGCATGATGTCTTCGCGGTCAACGCCGAGATCAAGCAGCATGTTGATCACGGACTGGTTCATGATCGGAGGACCGCACATATAATATTCGCAGTCTTCCGGAGCTTCATGGTCACGCAGATACTGTTCATACAGCACATTGTGAATAAAGCCGGTGTAACCATCCCAATCATCTTCAGGCAAAGCATCAGACAGGGCCACATGCCAAGTGAAGTTCGGATGCTCTTCGGCCAGCTTGTCGAAATCTTCCACATAGAACATTTCGCGCTTGGAGCGGGCACCATACCAGAAGGTAATCTTGCGTTTGGTATCGAGGCGCTTGAGCTGATCAAAGATATGCGAGCGCATCGGAGCCATACCGGCACCACCACCAACAAAGATCATTTCCTTTTCGGTATCGCGGGCGAAAAACTCGCCGAACGGACCGGAAATATTGACCTTGTCGCCAGGTTTCAGGTTGAAGATAAAGGATGACATCTGGCCCGGAGGTACGTTTGGCTGGCCCGGAGGTGGGCTGGCGACACGCACGTTGAGCATGATGATGCCTTTTTCTTCAGGATAGTTGGCCATGGAATAGGCGCGCTCGATCGGTTCATCAACTTTGGAGACATATTGCCAGAGATTGAACTTATCCCAATCTTCGCGATATTCCTCTGCAACTTCGAAGTCCTTGTAAGCGACCTCATGGGCCGGTGCTTCGATCTGGATATAGCCACCAGCGCGGAAATTC encodes the following:
- a CDS encoding GFA family protein is translated as MPFIRRLDLIKPGHTYNAACHCGSVQFRVTISDNDKPPRRCTCSLCRMRGAAAVSAPLDGIEFLKGEDVLTKYQFGTMTAEHYFCSKCGIYTHHKRRSNPNEYGVNVACFEGVSPFDFEEIVVFDGVNHPKDSDGASNIAGYLRFTKE
- the nqrF gene encoding NADH:ubiquinone reductase (Na(+)-transporting) subunit F, whose amino-acid sequence is MEEFALGITFFVLIVLALVFLILFARSRLVSSGNVNITINGERTISVPAGGKLLGALAGEKIFVASACGGGGTCAQCRCKVFEGGGSILPTEEAHITKREAKEGDRLSCQVAVKQDMKIQVPEEVFGVKKWQCTVKSNDNVATFIKELVLQLPADEHVNFRAGGYIQIEAPAHEVAYKDFEVAEEYREDWDKFNLWQYVSKVDEPIERAYSMANYPEEKGIIMLNVRVASPPPGQPNVPPGQMSSFIFNLKPGDKVNISGPFGEFFARDTEKEMIFVGGGAGMAPMRSHIFDQLKRLDTKRKITFWYGARSKREMFYVEDFDKLAEEHPNFTWHVALSDALPEDDWDGYTGFIHNVLYEQYLRDHEAPEDCEYYMCGPPIMNQSVINMLLDLGVDREDIMLDDFGG